A stretch of DNA from Gemmatimonadota bacterium:
GGCGGGTTCGCTGCTGGCGGCCGGGCTCGCGGCGCCCGTGGCGGCGCAGACCGAGGAGGAACGGCTTGCACGCCTGACCCCAGAACATCGCGCCTGGGTGGAAGAGGAAGTCGCTTACATCGTCACCGACGCGGAGCGGGAGTTCTTCCTGGCGCTCCCGACGTTCGAAGAGCGCCAGCGCTTCATCGAAGCGTTCTGGCGGAAGCGGGACCCGGACCCGGCGAGCCCGGTGAACGAGGCCGAAGAGGAGCACTACCGGCGTCTCGCCTTCGCGAACCTCTCGCTCGCGGACGACACCACCCGTCCCGGCTGGATGACGGACCGCGGCCGAATGTTCATCCTGCTGGGCGAGCCCCGGGAGCGGCAGCGTTTCGACGGCCTCAACGAGATCGTTTCGACCGAACTCTGGTTCTACCAGAGCGAGCCCGGGGTGGGGTTGCCGTCGTTCTTCTACCTGGCATCGGCGAATACCGGCTCTACCACCCGGCGCTCGATGGACCGCGAAGCCTGCTGCGCGGCCGTTACGCCTCGCTGGACACGACGGACCCGGCACGGATCGTCCTCACGCTGGGCGACATCTCTCCGGAACTCGGCCGGGCGTCGCTCTCCCTGGACCCGAGCGATCCCGGCGATCTCGTCTCCGGCCGGGCGTCGCTCGGGACCGACATCCTGCTGGACCGGATCGTGGAAGCGCCGCGGCGCCGCGTCCGCACCGACTATCTCGACGCCGCCCGCCGGTATGGCGATCGCGTCAGCGCCGACTATTCGTTCAACTTCGTTCCGAACCGGAGCGTCTTTCGGACGCTGCTCGCGCCCGACGCCAGCGCGCTCATCCACTACTCGGTCGAGCTGGATCCTCAGGACATGGCGCTCCAGAGCGATGAAGCGAAGTCCCGCTTCTACACGATCATGGACCTCAGCGTTGAGGTCCGCGACCCGGCGGGCAGCCTCGTGCATACCGAAGACCGGGAACTGATCGTGGAACTCTCCGCCACGCAGATGGAAGCGGCGCAGGCCTCGCCCTTTGCCTTCCAGGGCAGTTTCCCCCTCGTGCCGGGCGACTTCGACGCGAGCGTCGTCCTCCGGAACCGGGTGATGACGCGGTTCACGGTCGCCGAGGCGGCGGTTTCCGTTCCGGAGTCTCGTGGGGGCGGTCCAGTGGTGAGCGACCCCGTGCTCGTGTTCGACGTGGAGTTGGGGGAAGACGGGCGACAAGGGGCGTTTTCGCATGGACGCCACCGGTTTCGGCCCGCCGCCGGCCATCTCTTCTCCCTCGGTGACTCCCTGACGGCCGGGGTGCAGGTGGGGCGGGCGGAGAGCGGCTCGACGGTCCGGATGACGCTCGGCAAGGGTGGGGAAACGCTGCGCGAACGCGAGCTGCCGGCCGGCAACTTCGAGGACGGAGGGGGCCATGCGGCGTTCGACCTCACGGGTCTGGAGACCGGATCGCATTGGTTTCGTGTCGAACTCCGGGATGCGCGGGGGACGGTGGCGGCGGCCCGTGACAGTGAGTTCCAGCTCATCCCGCGGGTCTTGCCGCGTGCGAGCTACGTCCACCGCAGCGGTGCGGCTATCGCGGCCCCGGGCGTGGGCGCCGTGACCCGCGGAAATCAACTGCTCGCGTTGGGGCGGGTCGAGGCGGCTCGCGCGGAGTACGAGCGCGCGGTCGCGGCCAATCCCGACCTCCCCATGGCGCGCTGGAGACTCGCCAGCCTGTACCTGAGAACGGAGAGTGCGGACCGCGTCCTGGAGCTCCTGACGCCGCTCGAGGCCGAACACGGAGACCAGTACGAAGTCGTCGCCGGGCTGGGGTTCGCCCACTACTTCGAGCAGCGTTTCGCGGACGCTGCGCGCTATCTCGAGCGGGCCGCGTCGCTCCGCCCCCCGGGCGCCGTGTTGCTGAACGCGCTGGGCGAAGCGCACGAGCAGTCCGGCGACCTCGAACGGGCCGGCGCGGCCTTCGAGCGTTCGCTCGGGCTCGAACCGAACCAGCCGGCCATCGCGGAACGCCTCGCCCGTATCCGGGCGCAGCAGCCGTAGTTCAGCGATCGCGGTCGAGCCGCTCCAGCGCCTCCACGGCGGGAGCGAACCCGGGCCGGACGCGCAGGCTCGCTTCGAAGGAGCGGCGCGCGGCCGCCCGATCGCCGCCGGCCGCGAAGAAGACCCCCAGACGGTAGTGCGCCTCCGCATCTGCGGGCCGCGCGGCCACGACCTGTGTCTGGACCTCGATCGCGGCGGGGTGGCCGCCCGCGAGATGGTGGGTGTGGGCGAGTTCGGCGAGAAGGTCTGTGTTTTCGGGGAACCTGGCTCGCGCCGCTTCGAGGTTCTCCAGAGCCTCGGTCAATTCTCCGGATTCCCGAAGCAGCAATCCCAGGGTGTACCGGGCGGTCCCGAGCAGGTCGGCGTCTCCGGCCGCTTCCGCGAGCGCGATGGCGCGGCGTTCCTGCTCCAGCGCCGCCGCGGTGTTGCCGAGCCGGAGGAGAGCCACCGACAGGTAGTGGTGCGCTTCTCCCGACTCCGGCGCCAGCGCGCTCGCTTCCCGGAGATGGGAAAGGGCGTCCTCGACTTAGCCGGCCTCGCCCAACAGCACTCCGAGCCGAAGGTGGGCCGTTGCCGCGGCCGGGTCGCGCGCCACCGCATTCCGGAACGCCGCCGCGGCTTCGGCGGTGCGGCCCTTCGCTTCCAGTGCGACGCCGAGAGCGACGTGCGCGTCCGCCTGTCCCGGATCGAGCCGCGCCGCCGCTTCGAGGTGGTGCACCGCTCCGTCCATGTCTCCGAGGCGGCCGAGCAGGACTCCGAGATTCAGCCTCGCCACCGCGAGGTCCGGTTCCAGCGCCACGGCGCGCTCGTAGCGAAGCCGCGCGTCCTCGGGATGGCCCGCTTGTTCGAGTGCCGCACCGAGGGCGTTCTGCGCGTCGGCGGATCCGGGGTCGCTGTCCGCTGCTTTCGTCAGGGCCCGGGTCGCCTCTTCGTAACGGCCTCGTTCGAGGAGTTCCGTGCCCGCCGCGAGGGCCGCGCGCGCACCCTCGCCGCGAAGGGCGAGGATCTCCGGCGCCGGTTCGATCGCGGGGCGCCGCGCCGGGCCGCGCCGCGGCCAGATGTTCCCGGGCTCGCTCGCTCCCAACCGTTCGAAGGCGAGGGCCGCCGTGTAGTGCAGGTTCGGGTCGTCGGGGGCCACCGCCAGGGCCCGCTCCGCGAACGTCGCGGCGTTCGCGTTGTCCCCGCTGCGGAAGGCGAGCGTCGCCATGCCGCGGAGCGCCGTGAAGTCGTCCGGGCTTCCTTCCAGGGCGGCCTGGAAGTGGGTCCGGGATTCTTCGAGGCGGCCGCGCCGCAACTCGAGCTCCGCGAGCGTGGTGCGGGCCGCGACGGACCCGGCATCGGCGGCGACCGCCCGCCGTGCCTTCGCGAGCGCTCCGGTCTCATCTCCCGCCTCGGCCGCGCGGTGCGCGTCGAGCCGGTGCCAGCGGGCGTTGTCGGGGGCGAGCGCCTGGGCGTTCCCGTACGAGGACGCGGCCGCGTCCAGGAAACCGTAGGCGTGGAGCAGCATGGCGAGGCGACCGTGTGCCTCGGGATCCTCACTGCGCCTCTGGAGCGCCTCCCGGGCGGACTCGAGCGCGGTTCGAGCCGAGGGCTCGAGCGATGCCAGTTGCTCGTCGGTTACGGCGGGACCGGAACGCTCGCCCGGTCCCTCCCGGCAGCCCTGCCAGGCGAGGCAGGCCGCAAGCGCCACGAGAATCCGGACCTTCATCGCACCGTTACCCGCGAGAGCCCGTGCCTTCGACGAGTTCGTTCTCGCGATCCACCGCCACGTCACCGAAGAACTCCGTGACGCCGCCGGGCCAGGTCACCTCCACTCCGGATACCTCCGTGTCCGCGTCGAGTCCGAAGTGGATGCGGGGATCGCTTGCGCTGGCGTAGCTCCCGTCGCTGCCCACCAGCTTGCGCACCCGCTCCCCCCGCTGCCGAACGAGCGTGACCTGGGCGCCGTACCCGAGCGTTTCACCCCGGATGCGCTTCAGCTTCAGCGCGATCCACCGGCGGCCGGCTCCCACCTGGTTCAGGAGCAGCTGGGCCGGTCCGTCGTTGTTGGAGATCAGCACGTCCACGCCGCCGTCGCCGTCCACATCGCCGAACGCGGTGCCGCGGCTCACTTCGATGAGCCCGGCAGCCGGGCCGGAACCCATCGAAACCGCTTCGAACCGGCCGCCGTCCCCGCGGAAGAGCTGGTTCGGCTCGGCATAGCGGGAGACCCCGCTCCGCTCCGGCAGCCCAAGGGCTACGGACCCATTGGCCACGAACAGGTCCGAGAATCCGTCGTTGTCGAAGTCGAGCCACCCCACCCCGAACGCCGTTGCGGCAAGGCTCGGATATCCGAGTCCCCGCGGGAAGGTCGTGTCCTCGAACAGGCCATTCCCCTGGTTTTCGTACAGGGTGTTGGTCTCGTCGCGAAGATGGGTCACGAAGATGTCGGGATCGCCGTCCCGGTCGAAGTCGTCCACAGCGATTCCCATCCCGGCTTCGGCCGCGCCGTCGCCGTTGAGCGCCACTCCGGCGAATAGCGCCACGTCTTCGAACGTGCCGTTCCCGCGGTTCCGCCAGAGCTGGTTCTCGTTTCCGTCGTTCGCGACGTAGAGGTCGAGCCAGCCGTCCCCGTCGAAATCCATCACTGCGACTCCGAGTCCGCTTCCGTAGGCCCGCTCGATGCCCGCCGCGCTGGTGACGTCAGCGAAGGTTCCATCGCCGCGGTTGCGATACAGGATGTCCACCTGCGGGTCGAAATTGCGGGGATGGCAGTAGTCCCGCTCGCCGGTGGGACGGCACACCGGGTTCTCGCTGACCCGGAAATCCACGTAGTTGACGACGAAGAGATCGAGATACCCGTCGAGATCGAAATCGAGGAATGCCGCGCTCGTTCCCCAGCGGTCGTCATCCACGCCGGCGGCGCTGCCCACCTCGTCGAAAGTGCCGTCGCCCTCGTTCCGGTAGAGCGCGTTCCGGCCGAAATTCGTCACGAACAGGTCGAGGAAACCGTCGTTGTTGAAGTCGCCGGTGGCGACCCCCATGCCGTATCCCCGGTGGCCGACTCCGGCGCCGGCGGTCACGTCCTCGAACGGCGGCGTCCCGCTCCCCGCGTCCGGAAGCAGGCCGTTCCGGTACAGGCGGTTTTCCGCCCCTTCCCCCGATTCGAGGGAGCCACTCTGCACCAGGTAGATGTCGAGGTCCCCGTCCTTGTCGTAGTCCACGAGGGCGCCCCCGCTTCCCATGATCTCGGGCAGGCAGAGGTCCCGGCCGCTCCGCTCCGGTGCGCGAAATCGAGTCCCGCTTCGGTGGAGACATCGCGGAAGATGGAGACGCCGTCCCGGTTGAGCGCATCGCTGCCCGGAGGCGGCGCCGGACCGTCCCCGCACGCGGCCATCGCCAGCCATCCGAGGAAGGTGACGCGGCCCGTCGGCATGGGAGATCCCGGCGGTCAGACCTTGAGGCCGATCCGCCGCTGGTCCGGAACCACTGTGATGGCGGTCAGCACGGCCGCTCTGGCAGCGCGAACCCCGGCGACCTGTGCAGCGGACCGCGCCCGGAAGTCTCGAGGCCGAAGGGAGCGATCCCGCCCTCGCGGTGGCGCGCGATGCGGTGCTCGAAGAGGACCGGAGCGACGTCCCGGGTCAAAGTCGCGGGCTCCTTGGTCGCCGGCGCAGCCGTGGTCATCCAGCCCGCTGCGAGGAGTACCACGACCACCAATGCCCTGTCTCGGAAAGTACCCCGTCGTCGTCGGCCGCCGCAACAGACGGGTCCGAGGGCGGCGTCGCCGCTGGATGTGGACGCTGACGCTGGACTGGCTTACGATGCCGCGCCGTGCCGATCCGGTACCGCGAGTTCCCCGTTGACGAGGCGCTCGCCCCATACGTCCGGCTGATCTGGCTGCTCGAGTGTGACGGGCCGGCGCTGTTCGGCGGGCCGGAACGGATCGTGGCGGACGGGGTCTGCGAGGCGATCTTCCACTACCGCGTGCCGTTCACGATGCGGTTCGCCGGCGCGGACGCCGCCGGCCAGCCCGTCGGCCTCCTGGTCTCCCAGACCCGCCGATACCTTGAGATCCAGCC
This window harbors:
- a CDS encoding tetratricopeptide repeat protein gives rise to the protein MALLRLGNTAAALEQERRAIALAEAAGDADLLGTARYTLGLLLRESGELTEALENLEAARARFPENTDLLAELAHTHHLAGGHPAAIEVQTQVVAARPADAEAHYRLGVFFAAGGDRAAARRSFEASLRVRPGFAPAVEALERLDRDR
- a CDS encoding tetratricopeptide repeat protein, which codes for MDLSVEVRDPAGSLVHTEDRELIVELSATQMEAAQASPFAFQGSFPLVPGDFDASVVLRNRVMTRFTVAEAAVSVPESRGGGPVVSDPVLVFDVELGEDGRQGAFSHGRHRFRPAAGHLFSLGDSLTAGVQVGRAESGSTVRMTLGKGGETLRERELPAGNFEDGGGHAAFDLTGLETGSHWFRVELRDARGTVAAARDSEFQLIPRVLPRASYVHRSGAAIAAPGVGAVTRGNQLLALGRVEAARAEYERAVAANPDLPMARWRLASLYLRTESADRVLELLTPLEAEHGDQYEVVAGLGFAHYFEQRFADAARYLERAASLRPPGAVLLNALGEAHEQSGDLERAGAAFERSLGLEPNQPAIAERLARIRAQQP
- a CDS encoding tetratricopeptide repeat protein; translation: MKVRILVALAACLAWQGCREGPGERSGPAVTDEQLASLEPSARTALESAREALQRRSEDPEAHGRLAMLLHAYGFLDAAASSYGNAQALAPDNARWHRLDAHRAAEAGDETGALAKARRAVAADAGSVAARTTLAELELRRGRLEESRTHFQAALEGSPDDFTALRGMATLAFRSGDNANAATFAERALAVAPDDPNLHYTAALAFERLGASEPGNIWPRRGPARRPAIEPAPEILALRGEGARAALAAGTELLERGRYEEATRALTKAADSDPGSADAQNALGAALEQAGHPEDARLRYERAVALEPDLAVARLNLGVLLGRLGDMDGAVHHLEAAARLDPGQADAHVALGVALEAKGRTAEAAAAFRNAVARDPAAATAHLRLGVLLGEAG
- a CDS encoding CRTAC1 family protein produces the protein MGSGGALVDYDKDGDLDIYLVQSGSLESGEGAENRLYRNGLLPDAGSGTPPFEDVTAGAGVGHRGYGMGVATGDFNNDGFLDLFVTNFGRNALYRNEGDGTFDEVGSAAGVDDDRWGTSAAFLDFDLDGYLDLFVVNYVDFRVSENPVCRPTGERDYCHPRNFDPQVDILYRNRGDGTFADVTSAAGIERAYGSGLGVAVMDFDGDGWLDLYVANDGNENQLWRNRGNGTFEDVALFAGVALNGDGAAEAGMGIAVDDFDRDGDPDIFVTHLRDETNTLYENQGNGLFEDTTFPRGLGYPSLAATAFGVGWLDFDNDGFSDLFVANGSVALGLPERSGVSRYAEPNQLFRGDGGRFEAVSMGSGPAAGLIEVSRGTAFGDVDGDGGVDVLISNNDGPAQLLLNQVGAGRRWIALKLKRIRGETLGYGAQVTLVRQRGERVRKLVGSDGSYASASDPRIHFGLDADTEVSGVEVTWPGGVTEFFGDVAVDRENELVEGTGSRG
- a CDS encoding GWxTD domain-containing protein, translating into AGSLLAAGLAAPVAAQTEEERLARLTPEHRAWVEEEVAYIVTDAEREFFLALPTFEERQRFIEAFWRKRDPDPASPVNEAEEEHYRRLAFANLSLADDTTRPGWMTDRGRMFILLGEPRERQRFDGLNEIVSTELWFYQSEPGVGLPSFFYLASANTGSTTRRSMDREACCAAVTPRWTRRTRHGSSSRWATSLRNSAGRRSPWTRAIPAISSPAGRRSGPTSCWTGSWKRRGAASAPTISTPPAGMAIASAPTIRSTSFRTGASFGRCSRPTPARSSTTRSSWILRTWRSRAMKRSPASTRSWTSALRSATRRAASCIPKTGN